The following DNA comes from Hordeum vulgare subsp. vulgare chromosome 3H, MorexV3_pseudomolecules_assembly, whole genome shotgun sequence.
CGACACGACACCCAACAGCCATATTACAGTGAGGTACAGTACAGTGGAGAACAAGATCCTCGAAAGCCTTGTATGAGCTATGCAGTGCTCATTCTTGATGGCATGGCGGCAGGTGAGGTGATATATCGTCACACATACTATAGCAGCAAGCAGCATACTATAATAAATTAACCGGCCCATTATTCAGTACGGTCGATGCATGATTAGGTAAAGTAATCGTCGACTGCAGTAGCCTGCAGCGCTGTGACGACGAACTCGCTGGTCGATCGGGTTCTACATGCAGAACGGCTCGCGCTCGATGTCGAACTTGTACGCAGAGGACAGCTGAGGTTCCTACAAAGTTAATAACCAAATGCACAGTTCAGtatatagtatatatatatatatatatatatatatatatatggtgtcaTTGGCTAGCTAGTGATCAGAGCGAGAGAGTCTGATCTGGCTCACCTCCACGCCGCTGAAGTTTCCGACCCTGCGGATGGAGCCGCCGATGGGGCCTTGCAGGTTGCAGTTGCCGCCGCTGTCGCGCATGATGGCCCTCATGGAGGTGAGCAGGCGGCCGTAGGTGGTGCGCGGCTCGCACTCCACCGCTCTGATGAAGCTGTGCGTCATGGCGCCGATCGTGGCGTAGGGCTCAGGCAGCTGCACTCGCGCACCGGCGGCATACGTGTGAGAACGAAAGATCGAGACACCTCTATCTGGCATGAATGAACGGGGGAAAAGCTTGTCAATAGTAGTACTGAGCACTGACCACGCTCATGTTGCTCTTCCCGTTGCTGCTGCCACTGATGAGCACGGCCTGGCCTCCGCTGGTGCCCTTGCAGGCGCCCGTCATAGGGCGCTCATCCCTCCACCTCCAGCGCCCGGTCCTGATCAAACGTGAAAGAACAGCCGGGTGACGAAAATCCAAGTATGGGATCGGGGTAAAGAAAGCGGACGAGACACTGACTGCTTGGACACGGTGCATTGGTAGGGGAGGTCGAGGACGGTGGCGCTGTGGCAGGCGTCGACGATGGCGTGCAGCTTGACGCCGTGCACGAGCGGGCGGACGATGGCCTCGTTGATCTCGTCGTCCAGGATGGGGCCCTGCTGGAACGAGTCCACGGGGCAGAGGGCCTCGTCCATGCCGTCcagctcgtcgccgtcgtcgtcaggGACCTGCGCGCCCATGCCGGAGAACTGGAACACCAGGGAGTCGCCGTAGCTGCACCCCTGCACCAGCCAGTGCATCGCCATGCGGATGTTGTCCTTGGTCGGCTGCCTGCACGGGTTCCTCTCCTCATCTGCACGAGCATACACCACACAGTAAGTATGACAATGACTCAGTAATAAACAAGATCAGACGATGTTGGATTGATTATTCTTGCAGGTTTATTACAAACGAACCGGTGAGGATGAGGACGCAGTCGTTGGGGAAGCCGAAGCGCTCGGTGAGGAGGTATCGCATGCACTTGACGTCGTTGATGGGGCCCCTCAGCTCGCAGGAGCGGCGGTTGGTGTACTTGATCCCGATGAGCACGGCGCGCTTCTTGCCGCGTCCGCCGCCGAAGGCCGGGGTGGGGCGCATCGGCGGCACCAGCATCCCGCCGCCGTTCCCGTAGCCGTGGCCGTAGGCGCCGTGCTGTTGCCGGCCGCGCCCGCTGACGCGCGTCACGCAGCTGCACTGCATGCACTGCACGGCACGGGCGCCGGGCATCGCCGTGATGCTCGAGCTGCACTGCCTGCAGCGCACCATCGCGGCGGGACCCATGGAACCGTAGTTCATGTTCATGGCTCTGGGTTAGCGCTACGATGTGCGTTTGCTAGCTGCAGCTTTGCTTGCACTGACTGCCTCAGCCCGCTCGCCCCTGCCGCCCTTTATATAGGGCATGAATGATTGATGAGGCTATGCATTGCTGATGATACCAATGCCGAAAGTTTATTCAGATATTCTATTCTTTTTGAAAAGAAGGTTCGCTTTAGTGGAAatgagcatatatatatattgttattGTCCATGGAACAtttcttttaattttgttttCCTATGCTTTTTCAAGGAATCGACCAAGAAGAATGCCCTTGATGTTGTGTATATACGCCAAACGCCAAGTGGAAATGGGTACGTGATTCTATATTTCTCTCGATAAGAAGCGCGTCCAATCAAAGCAAGGAGTGTTGAGCCAGACGAGGAGATAAAATGGTTCCAACGCTATCGTGTGATTCCGATCACTAGTGCAGGAATGGCCACGAGAGGCATCCCATGCAGCGGCAGACCTAGAAAACTACCCCCTCCATttttaaatactccctccgttgcaaaatataagtcttttaaaagattttacTAAGCGTCTACATAcgtagtaaaatgaatgaatcagtactttaaagtatgtctatatacatttgtatgtagtcttttagtgaaaccttaaaaagacttatatttaggaacggagggagtataagtttttcttaagagatttcactatagactacatacgaagcaaaatgagtggatctacattctaaagtatgtctatatacatccgtatgcagTTTATAGttgaatctcttaaaagacttatatttaggaaccgagGGAGTACAATTCTAGGTGAGGGGCAAATTGTTCACACACAAACACATCATCGTGTATCTCCAACACTGAGAACGATGCATTGCAGCTCATGCCGAAAGAGATCTTTTGGAAGCGTGGTATGCAAGCAATCTCGCAAGCGTTTTTGTAGACCCGAAATCTCACATGTCCGGGAGGGAACCCGTCACGGTGCGCGGCGGCTATGGGCTGCCATAAGTCAACATGATTGCCCCTAGGGCCTCGCGGATCGTTGTCCTCCTTCACAGAGAACGAGAAAGAAGAAGAGCGGGGAAGAAGGATAAAGGTAAAGGTAAAATATCATAGGCTGGTTTGTTGACTCTGTGTTGTTCAATCGATCATCACCTCTAACATATATATGAGGCGACTGGACTTCCTGTATAAGAAAAAGAATAGACAATCCATCCAAAACGCCAAAACCCCTAACTTAACTCTGACAAAAAACTTGGGCAATTTTTTGGATCAATTCAGACCCTCCAAGTGGTTTTCTTGGTCTCACCGAGTGACCGTGGCCAACTCTCTATAATCTTTTGCATCTCACTCGGAATTTTCAAGTGATTTTTCTCGGAATTACCGAGTCAGCTTGGTCTCGCCGAGTCAAAATAAACTCGGTTGTTCCGAAATGACTCTGCAGTTTCTGTTGTGGATCTTGGTTTGACTCTACATGTTGTACACGACCTTCGATTGAGACGATTTTTATATCAAAATCGATCGCCTCGACGAGACAGGACCCTTTCATGTTGGAATCGTTTTTATGTCAGACCATCTTGGAGGCGTAATCGGATGAATAGTACTCTAAATACAAAATCTTAGTACTTTGAACATAGTTTCGGACCTTTAGATGAGATTGGATGGTGATGACCCAAACATCAAAGTTTCTCATTTTGACGATACAAAAATTTCTCATGTTGAGCACGTTTCCATTTGAGGCCAGCTTAATTTAGTTTTTAACCATGCCAAAATCTAGTGTCAACACATGCCCCCATATTTTTCGGAAAAGCTTGTGTGTCGAAAAATATTTTACACGGAGCTTGTTCTAAGAACGATGTCAACACTCCATTGGCCATTTTATACGTGCTTAGGATGATGAGTATATATCAGTCATTTTACTTCTTGGGACCATAATTGTGGCATAGTTAAAGAATATGGGTATCACTTGAACCGGAGATTTTGATGCACGAACCTTTGGCTTGGTTGTTCAGAGCTTtcactcttctccttcttcttctttgccgGACTTTACGCAATGGAAGCTTACACATCATTCTTATTTTGAATACTCCCTTTGGGAACCTATTGCCATGTTCCTCTTTTCAAGTTCATTTGCACTAAGGTTTTGCAATTTCTTCTTCGTCCAATACAATAAGCCGAGTGGGCACCACGACTATGATTTTGTTTGAAGCAATGGCAATTCTTGTTTTACCTTGTGTGCCATCAACTTATTTTCTTCAGATTTGGCACTTTGATTCTCAAACAATTGATTGCTTCATCTCATTGCCTTTCCTAGAAAATGTCAACACTTTAATTGGCTCTTTATCCTTTAATATGTAATCTGAATTAGCACATTTATGACCATATTTTTTAACGCGGTAGACTTGATCAACCAcctccttattcttccttctGTTTCGGACCGATTCTTTTTGAGTGAAATGGTCTTTAACATATGATTGTTCATTGAATGTGGGACTTTTTGGAGCTACATGATCTTTGAGAGATAGTTTAAAATAAGATGGAGAATGTGCACTTGAATCATACATGTCCCATGATGAATATGGATAAAAATTAGCACAGCGAGGTATCCATGGCATTGATATTGGCGGCCCAAAATATGGATATGAATACAATGCATTGAAATTTCCCCTTTGCCAAAAGCGGTCTTCAGATTTGTGCCTAGGGGGCTATCTTGATGCTTTTGAATTACTTGGACGACAAGCATTCTTATCCTCACTTATTTTCGATATTTTTTCAATAGCTGCGTGAAAATGACTTTCAGCTTTTTACCTTTGTGATTGCATCGGCCTTTGCTTTCTTTGATTGTGCTCGCATCGATCTTTGGATTTTCTTGTTGCCCCTAGTACCTGGCATCTTCATTGCAATTTTGATGGAATTTTCACCCTCAAGAATATTATCATTCTGCTTTTGAACAATTTCCTTACTTGAAAGTTTGATCCCATTATCCACAATTTTTACCTTCTTGTGTTTAAATGGATCGGCTTGAAGCAACCAATGCAAAAAATCGTTTGCCATGAGGACCAATCGGAATAGAATGGTCATCCCTTGGTATTTCAACAAATTGTAATCGTCCTTTATCAATGATCAATTTAACTATTTGAcgaaacatattgctatccttaaAATTATGCTTGGACGAATCATGCAACTTATAATACATTCGTCCTTGGATTGATGTCTTGACATGGTGATCGAGAATTGTAATGTAATTATTCTTCAGCAACAAATCAAATATTTGATCACCCATACTTGAAATGAAGGTATACTTCTTGTTTTCTAGTCGATCTTGGTGTGCGAACTGCTTTGGAGGTAAGCAAACGAATGGTTTAGATTTGAAATCTCCCCATTCGGCTATGCATTATATTTTGGACTCTATCTTCGATGTCTTTGGATAAGATATTATATCAACATCGGTTTTCTCAGAACAATTTAACCTTGGCTTTAAATTTCTGAAACAAAAATAGTTATATC
Coding sequences within:
- the LOC123445281 gene encoding metacaspase-1-like, with amino-acid sequence MNMNYGSMGPAAMVRCRQCSSSITAMPGARAVQCMQCSCVTRVSGRGRQQHGAYGHGYGNGGGMLVPPMRPTPAFGGGRGKKRAVLIGIKYTNRRSCELRGPINDVKCMRYLLTERFGFPNDCVLILTDEERNPCRQPTKDNIRMAMHWLVQGCSYGDSLVFQFSGMGAQVPDDDGDELDGMDEALCPVDSFQQGPILDDEINEAIVRPLVHGVKLHAIVDACHSATVLDLPYQCTVSKQTGRWRWRDERPMTGACKGTSGGQAVLISGSSNGKSNMSVLPEPYATIGAMTHSFIRAVECEPRTTYGRLLTSMRAIMRDSGGNCNLQGPIGGSIRRVGNFSGVEEPQLSSAYKFDIEREPFCM